One Fusarium poae strain DAOMC 252244 chromosome 4, whole genome shotgun sequence DNA window includes the following coding sequences:
- a CDS encoding hypothetical protein (TransMembrane:1 (o635-656i)): protein MASIHSRPSPSSSSPYDFDSIPDEESWQYIDYTGANSGPSSIGFTSDPASGSLGSFTMVGNVHGTPSPFMPSNTQTSYATSPPYAPGNNSSPFMPRNTPSPSAPSPLILGDLDQTTFFTNDPSFQAASDNANSDMFATTTDGGFGQTQGFSTPQQYLFSQQDTTQFQPQDLNGMAEKRGMASYSVQGADAATDMTLMHHFGTGMFSMDINSQVQVPQMNFNMQPPMQSDPNVPPWNQTNMRGSESVFIMDDFNNSPSPASNYSQISFPSSKASPNGSKSPTSIPIRKVKAGKVEKKKKTTTEQSGKFVIVTPNSISAHAGRPNPFECFEAMNRTSQRGRKGPLANATKENALQVRRHGACFCCHSRKVKCDLERPCKNCKKITVQVPQIVCWRFNDFLGILFPEYIRGHLAKDQMTKFFSENIAGFHVQGVEQVCSIELFSGPLFNTVLAIQAKFFTPKTDEVRSHWQLQNVGGNRVELKSNRAANIGVELDNTAERDTLKKRTKRYIQELLTEPYFVDQVTDNFQSTCLPQKVLRIVKQYADETESLMVKRALSIYCMHYIMTRQLCLTRQTADVLRSTGLIDQGDNYVTPRVLARQVKSIVDELMQREMSQLFDLFTKSLKPKSRREWAPCTAAFLVLCLFMEAVETAADIFVISQNEINMRKSARPEYERSLALNTCAEVENMPFRQFAYQFHQIYQTHSKEANTKGFNPLLDSSFAEKGELDGPAIKFSAQLRELLFGESWQELQFLAANDWLNNNASHPFPMDPQTLYTGRLVARFLVSFQDDRAIFGDAV, encoded by the exons ATGGCATCTATACATTCTCGGCCTTCGCCAAGCTCATCGTCCCCCTACGACTTCGATTCTATTCCCGACGAAGAGTCATGGCAGTATATCGACTACACAGGAGCCAACTCCGGCCCTTCATCCATTGGCTTTACATCAGACCCTGCTAGTGGAAGTTTGGGAAGCTTCACCATGGTTGGGAATGTTCATGGGACGCCATCGCCCTTTATGCCATCCAATACCCAAACTTCGTACGCTACTTCTCCACCATATGCTCCCGGGAACAACTCTTCACCTTTCATGCCAAGGAACACACCTTCTCCCTCAGCCCCCTCTCCTTTGATACTAGGCGACTTGGATCAAACGACCTTTTTCACGAACGATCCCTCCTTTCAGGCTGCATCAGACAACGCCAACTCGGACATGTTTGCAACCACAACAGACGGAGGATTTGGACAGACACAGGGGTTCTCGACACCTCAGCAATACCTTTTCTCGCAGCAAGACACAACTCAATTCCAACCACAGGACTTGAATGGTATGGCGGAGAAGCGGGGGATGGCCTCTTATTCAGTGCAGGGTGCTGATGCTGCTACAGACATGACACTCATGCACCATTTTGGAACTGGCATGTTCTCGATGGACATCAACAGCCAGGTGCAAGTGCCGCAGATGAATTTTAACATGCAACCGCCGATGCAGTCAGATCCTAATGTTCCGCCATGGAATCAAACCAACATGCGTGGCAGTGAGAGTGTCTTCATCATGGATGACTTTAACAACTCTCCCTCACCTGCGAGCAACTACTCACAGATTTCGTTCCCCAGTTCAAAAGCGAGCCCCAACGGGAGCAAGTCTCCAACATCGATACCGATTCGAAAGGTCAAGGCTGGGAAAgtcgagaagaaaaagaagacgaCGACAGAACAGTCTGGCAAGTTTGTCATTGTGACTCCTAATTCCATCTCAGCTCACGCCGGCCGCCCTAATCCTTTCGAGTGCTTCGAGGCTATGAACCGAACAAGTCAGCGAGGACGCAAAGGACCGTTGGCGAATGCTACCAAAGAGAATGCCTTGCAGGTCCGAAGACATGGTGCCTGCTTCTGCTGTCACAGTCGCAAGGTCAAATGTGATCTTGAACGTCCCTGCAAGAACTGCAAGAAGATCACGGTCCAGGTTCCTCAGATTGTCTGTTGGCGATTCAACGACTTCCTGGGCATTCTGTTTCCCGAGTATATCCGCGGACATCTGGCTAAAGATCAGATGACCAAGTTCTTCTCGGAAAACATTGCTGGTTTTCATGTTCAGGGGGTTGAGCAGGTCTGCTCTATCGAactcttctcgggtccgctGTTCAATACAGTTCTGGCAATACAGGCCAAATTTTTCACGCCAAAGACGGACGAAGTCAGGAGTCACTGGCAACTTCAGAATGTGGGAGGGAACAGGGTTGAGCTGAAGAGCAACAGAGCAGCCAACATTGGCGTCGAGCTAGACAACACTGCCGAGAGGGACACTCTGAAGAAACGGACAAAGCGGTACATCCAGGAGCTTCTTACCGAGCCGTACTTTGTCGACCAAGTCACAGACAACTTCCAAAGCACATGTTTGCCCCAAAAGGTGCTGCGGATCGTCAAGCAGTATGCAGACGAGACCGAG TCACTCATGGTCAAGCGTGCCCTGTCCATCTACTGCATGCACTACATTATGACGAGGCAACTCTGCCTTACCCGACAGACCGCTGATGTCCTTCGATCAACCGGCCTGATCGACCAGGGTGACAACTACGTGACGCCCAGAGTCCTCGCACGACAGGTCAAGTCAATTGTAGACGAGCTTATGCAGCGGGAAATGTCGCAGCTGTTCGATCTCTTCACAAAGTCACTCAAGCCCAAGTCTCGGCGCGAGTGGGCGCCTTGCACCGCCGCCTTTCTCGTCCTCTGCCTCTTCATGGAGGCGGTCGAGACGGCAGCTGACATTTTTGTCATCTCACAGAACGAGATCAACATGAGGAAGAGCGCAAGACCCGAGTACGAGAGAAGCCTCGCGCTGAACACCTGTGCCGAGGTTGAGAACATGCCCTTTAGGCAGTTCGCCTACCAGTTCCACCAGATTTACCAGACACATAGCAAGGAGGCCAACACGAAAGGCTTCAACCCCTTGCTCGACAGCAGCTTTGCCGAAAAGGGCGAGCTGGATGGACCAGCCATCAAGTTCTCGGCCCAACTGAGAGAATTATTGTTTGGCGAAAGTT GGCAGGAGTTGCAATTTCTAGCAGCAAACGACTGGCTCAACAACAACGCGAGCCATCCTTTCCCGATGGACCCTCAAACATTGTACACTGGACGCCTCGTGGCCAGGTTTCTCGTCTCATTCCAGGATGACAGAGCCATATTCGGAGACGCTGTTTGA